A part of Periplaneta americana isolate PAMFEO1 chromosome 17, P.americana_PAMFEO1_priV1, whole genome shotgun sequence genomic DNA contains:
- the Nop17l gene encoding protein kintoun, whose product MARKYKGTAWEDLDLSRDEVERLGEALKKEEFRKLLIEYAEEINDPENMKQYEREITELEKERGVDISFINPEPCYVIKSSVDGERKAFINICKNDKVGKPTSVPMTKSGTRGLNWSLPFTQAPPRNDVDKHGNICTVFDVVFHSETHKLAESNAQFKKMLNNTALDAVEDNFEVQLDRKNLKFPKMKYKGSPRPTVIRKKMENAPVEQEFSIPESVYPYRLPIDGTEKQARISEKLNRKRENEIEGTSNPESEYTTPVYVIKHRKPIDMQDFTNDKDAKMNATIPKELVIEVQLPLLNTSADMDLDVTHKSISLTSEKPAKYKLHLTLPYSVNEEAGTAKFIQNLRMLVITLPVRHQNDINLIDIGREDSGVESDLGRRTPETSSDEEEKVLNQNSLIEIQRNGTSLQEIASDEAYRTMSTNDNKFLKPDVHYLLPAFTCNVVDNIVAFTLHVKNVEPDSIEHCFLSEDLCGVHLCFTSIGAGFFPIHYAFCLKLPSGVSISQDTFCAEAWDNNVIVQMQLKSCVTNVMEYYVGIDEHSVVKYDLPEPAAISRKLEQLEIEASDDNKKTDLKVEVTKCTESELVVEICSDKHKKQDEIDEDDDVYFDDDTAAVSNVLPNQRCGNAEPESQLQDSKNALQNCRTMSESSGDELSFSPTKKGILKNNGRVCRSLSESSVDDYAWSSSLDMVTQSGSESCIPEETTEEERENKKTVRFNDVVSQQTYRTNSSILGQRKKNQRKTRNKKRCQERRASESENSEGEAERERERERKADIEKISEAAVDDNSVTEDETQKDDSIPAVQENSNGSTGDEMQELNGRDQATAKHSPNKGKRKNRKGLGAIQAGVTPVPQVEFGSDLIFDLDM is encoded by the exons ATGGCACGTAAGTATAAAGGTACGGCATGGGAGGATTTAGATTTATCGAGAGATGAGGTGGAAAGACTTGGTGAAGctttaaagaaagaagaattcaggaagcttttaatagaatatGCGGAAGAAATTAATGACCCAGAAAACATGAAACAGTACGAAAGAGAGATAACAGAGCTTGAAAAAGAGAGGGGCGttgatatatcatttattaatccCGAACCCTGCTACGTAATAAAATCCAGTGTTGACGGCGAGAGAAaagcatttattaatatttgcaagaatgacaaagTTGGTAAGCCAACATCTGTGCCAATGACAAAATCGGGTACTCGAGGACTGAATTGGTCTCTGCCTTTTACTCAGGCTCCACCAAGGAATGATGTTGATaaacatggaaatatatgtacagtttttGATGTTGTATTCCATTCAGAAACACACAAATTGGCAGAGAGCAATGCACAGtttaagaaaatgttgaataatacTGCGTTAGATGCTGTTGAAGATAATTTTGAAGTGCAACTTGATAGAAAGAATTTAAAATTTCCTAAGATGAAATATAAAGGCTCTCCTAGACCAACAGTCATAcggaagaaaatggaaaatgctCCTGTTGAACAGGAATTTTCTATACCAGAATCTGTCTACCCATATAGACTGCCTATAGATGGTACAGAGAAACAAGCAcgaatttcagaaaaattgaatagaaaaagagaaaatgaGATTGAAGGTACTAGCAACCCAGAGTCAGAATATACCACTCCAGTCTATGTGATAAAACATAGAAAACCCATTGATATGCAAGATTTTACGAATGATAAGGATGCAAAAATGAATGCAACCATACCAAAGGAATTGGTGATTGAAGTACAGTTACCTCTCCTAAACACATCTGCAGACATGGACCTGGATGTTACACATAAGTCTATATCACTCACAAGTGAAAAGCCAGCAAAGTACAAACTCCATTTAACACTGCCATATTCTGTTAATGAAGAAGCAGGAACTgcaaaatttattcaaaatttgcGGATGTTGGTGATAACATTGCCTGTTAGGCATCAGAACGATATTAATTTGATTGACATTGGACGTGAGGACAGTGGTGTAGAGAGTGATCTTGGTCGTAGAACCCCCGAGACTAGTAGTGATGAAGAAGAAAAGGTCTTGAATCAAAAttcattaattgaaattcaaagaaATGGAACATCGTTACAAGAAATTGCGAGTGATGAGGCATATCGGACTATGAGTACGAATGATAATAAATTCTTGAAACCAGATGTGCATTATTTGCTTCCCGCGTTTACTTGTAATGTTGTTGACAATATTGTTGCATTTACTCTGCACGTTAAAAATGTGGAACCAGATTCTATTGAACATTGTTTTTTGAGTGAAGATCTGTGTGGTGTTCATCTTTGTTTTACGTCAATAGGAGCAGGTTTCTTTCCAATTCATTACGCTTTCTGTCTCAAACTCCCATCTGGTGTGTCCATATCTCAAGATACGTTCTGTGCCGAAGCATGGGATAACAATGTTATAGTACAAATGCAATTGAAGTCCTGTGTTACAAATGTGATGGAATATTATGTCGGAATTGATGAACATTCAGTGGTGAAGTATGATCTTCCAGAGCCTGCAGCCATTAGTAGAAAGTTGGAGCAATTGGAG aTTGAAGCAAGTGATGATAATAAGAAGACTGATCTTAAGGTGGAAGTAACCAAATGTACAGAAAGTGAACTGGTTGTTGAGATTTGTTCTGACAAACACAAAAAGCAAGATGAaattgatgaagatgatgatgtttATTTTGACGATGATACTGCTGCTGTTTCAAATGTTCTGCCAAATCAGCGATGCGGAAATGCTGAACCGGAGTCACAGTTGCAGGATAGTAAGAATGCTCTGCAGAACTGTAGGACTATGTCTGAGTCTAGTGGAGATGAATTG AGTTTCAGTCCTACCAAgaaaggaattttgaaaaataatggtCGAGTATGCCGAAGCCTGTCAGAATCAAGTGTGGATGATTATGCATGGTCATCTTCCTTGGATATGGTAACTCAGTCAGGCTCAGAATCGTGCATTCCTGAAGAAACTACTGAAGAGGAGAGAGAAAATAAGAAGACTGTGCGTTTCAATGATGTTGTGTCGCAACAGACATACAG GACTAATTCGAGCATTTTGGGTCAGCGCAAAAAGAATCAGCGAAAAACTAGAAACAAGAAACGTTGCCAAGAAAGACGCGCAAGTGAGAGTGAAAATTCTGAAGGAGAAGCAGAAAGGGAAcgggagagagaaagaaaggctGATATTGAGAAAATTAGCGAAGCTGCTGTGGATGATAACTCCGTCACTGAAGATGAAACTCAGAAGGATGATTCCATTCCAGCCGTCCAAGAAAATAGTAACGGGTCAACAGGAGATGAGATGCAAGAGCTCAATGGCAGGGATCAGGCAACTGCGAAACATTCGCCCaacaaaggaaagagaaaaaaccGGAAAGGATTGGGAGCAATTCAGGCAGGAGTAACACCAGTTCCACAGGTGGAATTTGGAAGTGATTTAATATTTGATCTTGATATGTGA